The Arachis ipaensis cultivar K30076 chromosome B07, Araip1.1, whole genome shotgun sequence genome includes a window with the following:
- the LOC107609769 gene encoding acyl-coenzyme A thioesterase 13, whose protein sequence is MKAEKGVESVLQHQLSQQESEALSRLQSLPSISPGDSSTFYEHFILRGIRVDRVQPGLVSCSFKVPPRLTDESGKLCNGAIANLVDEVGGAVVHVEGLPMNVSVDMSISFLSTARVDDELEITSKLLGRKGGYSGTIVLLKNKATGELIAEGRHSLFGRHNSKM, encoded by the exons ATGAAGGCGGAGAAGGGAGTTGAATCGGTGCTGCAGCATCAGCTAAGCCAACAAGAATCAGAAGCCTTATCGCGACTCCAATCTCTTCCTTCAATAAGCCCCGGCGATAGCAGCACCTTCTACGAACACTTCATCCTCCGAGGCATCCGCGTTGACCGAGTCCAACCCGGTCTCGTTTCTTGCTCCTTCAAAGTCCCCCCTCGCCTCACT GATGAGTCAGGTAAGTTGTGTAACGGCGCAATCGCGAATCTTGTTGATGAGGTGGGAGGAGCTGTGGTACATGTTGAGGGTCTCCCCATGAATGTTTCAGTAGACATgtccatttcttttctttcaaCTGCTCGAGTTGAT GATGAGCTAGAGATTACTTCGAAGCTGTTGGGAAGGAAAGGAGGTTATTCCGGAACGATCGTTCTCCTGAAAAATAAAGCAACTGGAGAGTTGATAGCAGAAGGTCGACATTCTCTATTTGGTAGGCATAACAGCAAAATGTAA
- the LOC107606947 gene encoding uncharacterized protein LOC107606947 — MTLALFLKVHPLTFRGLTNSTEGTTGFKRWSAHYRLTHVPTNQYVEFAAYELLGEAQHWWQGECQLLRLLNIEIPWDVFQIAFYKKYFLEFVREARELELMQLKQGSLSITEYTSKFEEL, encoded by the coding sequence ATGACTTTGGCTTTGTTTCTGAAGGTTCATCCACTGACTTTCAGAGGTTTAACCAACTCAACTGAAGGGACAACTGGTTTCAAGCGATGGAGCGCGCACTACAGGCTCACACATGTCCCAACTAACCAATACGTGGAGTTTGCAGCCTATGAACTGTTAGGTGAGGCAcaacattggtggcaaggagagtGCCAGTTGCTGCGACTTCTGAATATTGAGATTCCTTGGGATGTATTTCAGATAGCGTTCTACAAGAAGTATTTTTTGGAATTCGTAAGAGAAGCTAGAGAGTTggagcttatgcagctgaagcaaggctcATTGTCAATAACAGAGTACACAAGCAAATTTGAAGAACTCTGA
- the LOC110265024 gene encoding uncharacterized protein LOC110265024 produces MEAVDSGKGGVFFLYGYGGIGKTFVWKTLSSALRSRGQIVLTVASSGMASLLLPGDRTAHSRFAIPLNLDEFSTCNIKQGSSLAELIIKAKLIIRDEAPMVNRHCIEVLDKTMRDILRFSNNDSQEQLFGGKTMVFGGDFRQILPMIPKGSGEDIVNATINLSYIWDGCKLLTLTKNMRLRADHTTEEKNSLKEFADWILAIGDGKCGIDKDGVEKFFIPNDILISDWDDLIVSICKAIYPEYVSNSNSNQGSLEE; encoded by the coding sequence ATGGAAGCTGTTGACAGTGGTAAAGGTGGTGTTTTCTTCTTATATGGATATGGTGGAATTGGTAAAACATTTGTTTGGAAGACTTTATCTTCTGCCCTAAGATCTAGGGGTCAAATTGTATTGACTGTTGCATCAAGTGGCATGGCATCGTTATTATTACCAGGTGACAGGACAGCACATTCACGATTTGCAATTCCATTAAATCTTGATGAGTTTTCAACATGCAACATCAAACAAGGAAGTTCTTTGGCAGAGTTGATAATAAAGGCAAAACTCATTATAAGGGATGAAGCTCCCATGGTAAACAGACATTGTATTGAAGTACTGGATAAAACAATGCGAGATATCTTGAGGTTTAGCAACAATGATAGTCAAGAACAACTGTTTGGAGGGAAGACAATGGTTTTTGGAGGTGATTTTAGACAAATACTACCTATGATACCTAAAGGAAGCGGGGAAGATATTGTAAATGCTACCATTAATTTATCCTACATCTGGGATGGTTGTAAACTATTAACACTCACGAAAAATATGAGATTAAGAGCTGACCATACTACTGAAGAAAAAAATAGTCTAAAAGAGTTTGCTGACTGGATACTAGCAATAGGTGATGGAAAATGCGGTATAGATAAGGATGgagttgaaaaattttttatccCCAATGATATCCTCATTAGTGATTGGGATGATCTTATAGTTTCCATTTGTAAAGCAATCTATCCAGAATATGTGagcaattcaaattcaaatcaaggATCACTAGAGGAATGA